AGCCCCGTTGCAGTGCACGATCCAGGTTTCAGTCGAAGGTTCCTCCCTGAAGGTTGGGGATgtccaatcggcaatgaaatctGCCAATACTTGTGACTTGATGGCCGTTCTTCTTTCGAAGTCTATGTAAAACTCAGAGAGTTCCGAagcccatttggcaattctaactGAGGCCTCTCTGTTACTGAACAAGTCATGCAAAGGTTGATCTGTGACCACTattatcttgtgagcttcgaaatagtgtcgaagcttccggacagacatgactactgcatatgcgattttttctagctctgagtacaggagcttcgaGCCTGCGAGAGCTTCGGATACGAAATAAACAGGTAGttgcttctttttttccttcgcTCTCTCTCTCGAGCACGAGCGCTGCACTGACGGCAGAGTAGGATGCTGCGATGTATAGGAGCAACACATCCTTCGGGTCAGGTGAAGTCATTTTGACCATGTTTTGTAGGTGGTTTTTGAGCGCCTGGAGGGCTTCGCTTTGCTTGGGGCCCCACTCAAATTTGTTTGCGttgcgaaggaccttgaagaatggtaTGCTTCGGTCTGCAGAGCGGGGGATGAATCTGTTTAGGGCTGCAATCTGCCCTGTGAGTTTCTGTACGTCCCTGATGGACTTtggctcctccatgttccaaagagcttttactttgtcagggtttgcttcgatgcctttggtgGACACTAGGCATCCTAGCATCTTTCCTTTGTGAACTCCGAAGATGCACTTGTTGAGGTTCAAGGACAGTCCTGCTTTTCTTAAGCTTGCGAAGGTTTCGGCCAGGTCTGCCACATGGTTGCTTCTTATTGAACTGGTTACAACAATGTCATGAACATAAGCCAGGACATTCCTTCTAAGTTGATACTCTAAGACCACAGAAGACATTCTTAAAAAAGATTGTCCTGCATTCTTTAGTCCTTCGGGCATCCTCACGAAGCAGTAGGTGCCGAAGGgggttatgaaacttgttttttctTCGTCCTCTTTCCTCATCCAAATCTAATAGTATCCGGAGAAACAATCCAATAGAGACATCAGTTGActgtttgccgcatcatcgacgaCTCTGTCGATTCTTTGCAGTGGGAAATCATCCTTTGGGCAGGCTTTATTGAGGTCAGTGAAATCAATGCACATGCGccatttgccattcttctttttgaccggcACAGTGTTTGCCAGCCATGTTGGGTATTTGACTTCTCGAATAACATTTGCATCTAGCAGTCTCTGGACTTCGGCTTTTACCGCTGCAACTTTTCCGTCTGCCATTTTGCGAAGTTTTTGCTTCTttggcttgatgtttgggttgATGTCCAAACGGTGCTCAATGATGTCTCTGCTGACGCCCCGTAGGTCACTTGctgaccatgcaaaaacatcttggttcttgcggaggaactcaagGAGTTCTTTTTCCTCCTCGGGCTCGAGAGTTGCATTGATGGTTACCATCTTGTCGGGTAGATGCACGTCAAGGGGAACCTTCTTGACTTCGCAGTCTTCCTCGAAGGTTGTTTTCTCGTTGTCTCTCTGCTGCTCTTTGAAGGTATCAGGCTTAGATTCAGTCCGAAGATTGTGGATATTTTTTTGGCCTGGGGTGTATCCCCGCTCTATGTCCCGTGCAAGTTGCTGGTCTCCGCGGATGGTGATGACCCCCGCGGGTGCTGGAATCTTCATGCACAAGTACAGCTGATGAACGATATCTTTGAACTTGTTGATTGTCCCCCTTCCTAGGATTGCTCTGTATGGGTACGGCAtctctaccacatcgaaggtgatgtgtTCTGTTCTTGCGTTAGCTGTGTCTTCGAAGGACACGGGTAGTGATAGTTTGCCGATTGCGTTCACTCTTTTTCCTCCGAATCCCATTAAGGGGATATCCGAGGGCTGAAGCAGGCTTCGGTCAATACCCATCTTATCGAAGGTGTCAGAAAATATGATGTCTGCAGAGCTGCCAGTGTCAACTAGTATCTTGCCAATCCTCCAGCCTtgaatgtttgcctcgatgacGAGGGCAtctgtgtgtgggtagctgatgaggttgacatcttcttcagagaaggtgatcggagagtgtgaccactAGGTTCTCTTGGTTGGGCCTTCGGAGACGATGCAAtggacttgcctgaagtagtccctgcgctgcctcttgttttcgaagtccaggatggaacctccggagatgggcatgatcatgccgaaggatggtagtgccgcgggttggctatttgtggtttggttttcttgttttggtgggtgagctgggggtggtggtagctgctcCTGAGTGGGTTGAGCTTGGGTTGTGGGTTGAATGGTTTGCGTTTGAGGGTTTAGCTGCCGCTGCCAATTATGATTGTAGTTGTAGTTAAACATGGGCGGGCGGTATGCTTGTGTAAATGGTGGAGGTGGAACGAATGAAGGTTGCGTGTACTGTATTTGTTGAGGTTGTTGGGTTTGTGGCCATGTTGTGTGCCCAACTAGCTTGGCTTTTTTCTCGGCCTCCATTCTGtcaagggtcttcttcttctccgggcattGGTTTGTTCTGTGGTCGGAGTCAGACCCATGGAAATGATAGAAGATTTTTTTGGGATCGCACGAAGGTCCACGacctcggccccttcctctgccgcgacCTCTGCCCCGTGCCCCGGACGAAGGTTGCTTGTCGTTTGAGCGTTGGGGTTCCGACTCTGGTGGTGTCATGAATGGATCGAAGGTTATCTGATCCTCATCTTCATGCGAAGGTTCCAGAGGTTAGATGAGCTGGTGAGCTGGCTGCTTTTCTTACTGCCATGTTTGTTGGTTGTATTTCTCTGCCTGAcgcatgattcttctttgctcgacccttctgcggtggtcggcgtCTGACTTCGCATACTTTTCTGCTTCTGAATAAAGCTCCTCTAGAGTCCTCGGAGGTTCTCTTATGAGGTGGGAAGCAAGCTAGCCAGGCAGGAGACCCTCGATGCATTTCTCTATCGCATCTTTCTCTAGGAAGTTTGGGATTTGAGCCTACTTTTGGACGAATCTCCGGAAGTAGTCATGGAGAGGCTCACGGTCATGCTGGGGGCATTTGAAGTCTTTTACAGTGTTGGCGTTGAGCCTTCTGAAGCCTTGGAAGTCCTGTAGGAGTCTTTCTTTCAGCTGATACCAGTTGTTGATTGATTGCGGAGGCAAGTACAAGTACCAGTTGGCCACAGAACCTTCGCAggccatgacgaaggacttggccatggtggAGTCATCACATCTGGCCGAAGCGATGGTTGCTTAgtaggccatgaggaactgAGTTGGATCTGTTGTAGTGTTGTACTTGGGGAGCTGTGTTGGCTTGTAGCCgagcggccatgaagttcgctacagagcgactgagagtggcgaggtcgggtcaaatgggaggttgaccggcGGTGGCCTTTGGTTCTCATTATGAGCGAAGGCTGTCTGGAGGATGACGCGTTTTTCTTGCTGGGggaaccttcgggcatttcttggtatgccctctgcaagctctcaacttctgcctccatctctgtTAGCCTGCGCCTGGCCTCGGCTAGCTTATTTGCTTGGTCCagtgccctctttttggtggcAAGGTGGGCTTcgatgttctttttcttcatttcaaggGCTTTGAGCTTGAGTGCTGCTTCTGTGAGTTGATGAGCTTCGGTGTTTTCAGTGTTATCAATCAGGTCTCCATGAGCAGCAGCTTCGTTGGTGATGTCTTCCATTTGTGGGTTGGCTCCTTCGTGCAGTGGTTGAGGGCCGTCGAGGATGCGGCCAGGCTCGGTGGaggtgcttgtggtgccggcggtggctttcttcttcgctgGGGCCATCGAGGGTTGTTTTACGTGCTAGAATGGTGGGCGTcgctgttgggatctttgcttcttagatgcccagacagggagcatgaacagtaagaAAGATGACAATGGAAGTAGGCGTCGAACTCTCCAATAATGattagaaaattcaaccctttacactgtggagggggggtatttatacccctagcccccggccaggttttcctaaattgccccctctcaactcatttacagctcactcttaGCCGGcttcggggtaaaattacaacgtgagaggtttacaaatccgaccttctcacgtattcgagaggtgtacaaatccgaccttctcataTATTCACGTTTTACTCACATGTCTACAAACGACGAAGGTTACAACAACCTTCGGGGACCTTCGGGAGTTAGAGCCATGAAGGTTCCATCAATCGATCAATCAGCTACCACCTTCATTCTCGAGGTTGATCACCTGACCCGAAGGTCCTGGTCTTCGGACTTGTGCATCTGTGCAACCCTTCGTTACCTTCGGCATGACGGAAGTGGTATCCTTCGTACTGAGGGTTTTGGTGTTTGCACTTGTGCTTCTGGGCAGCCATCCGTTACCTTCGGCCTGcagaaggtgatatccttcgGTCCGAAGGCGAAGGTCATGGTCTTTGAGCTTGCGCTTCTTAGTGTTCATCCGATACCTTTGGGTATACTTGGCTCCATCTCGTTGTGGCCCTGCAAacaggttagggagcatttctgAGGGTGTGGGCTTGACctgaaggtccaatccccaacacgGCACTCCGGCCGCGCTCGGCTTTCCTGTCCCCATCGGCGAGCGCTGCAGGTATGGGCACCAGGTATTGGCGAGATTGGTGTTGGTGGCCGCTGTTTTGGTGGTTTCATTCCAGTTTTGGGTTTTGATTCCGAGAGCTTTAAGCTAATCTTTTTCTTTTGGCCAAGATCTTATCTTGACACATTAGTCAATGGCTCGTTGATTAGTGAGTGATTAAGTCAGTCTCATTGAAGTTTCATGAGAAATTTTATGGGTATTAAATGTTATGCCAGTACATTAGCAAATTTGTTGATATAACAGAGTCCATATAAGGAAAGAGGAGGGGAGAATTTTATATGATGCGAGAGTAGTTTTATCCCCATAACACTCGTTCGGTTACTATATCACGTGGTAGTTGGCAGTGCTAAACGTTGCGCTGTGTGAAGAGACGGACGCTTAACACTGCCAACTACCAATCTGAGAATCAGTCTCCAGAATGATATTCTACATTTCTTGAAATGTAGAATATCATTCTGGAGACTGATTCTCAGATTCTGGTGAAGGCTCTGGAACCAAATGAGAAGAGATCTGACCCATGGTGGTGTGTTGTTAATAGAAGCTAAATTTATCCTGCAGACTATGTTTAACTCGTGGCCGATAGCTCACGTTTATCGTTCTTGTAATAGTGTGGTTTATGATTTGGCTCGTCATTTTGAGTTTGTGAAatattttaaactttgactataaataaattctttcgagttgagtttgaaaatataaaaacaaTGTAAGTAGATTTATCTTAAAATGTAATTTTGTAAATGTAAATATGattatattttataatttttttatagcaAAAAAATAGTGGTCAAAATATTCCACAAATTTAATTTTGCATAACGAACtgaattaatgtctaattaggTGTAGGAGATATGGTGGGGCATGCATGAATCATACACGCTTAAGTTGTCTGTGATGAGCAACACTACACCATGAGTACGAAATACCGGGTGCCTCTTGGACATTCAGAAAATCACCATTCGGGGAGTATTTAGTCCTGAGAACTCTGGCGCACAGAGATTCATGATTTGTTAATATCCTCCACCCCGTGGCAAGCATTGCTAGAGTAAATAAATGCGCCCGGACATCCGAACGGTACATACAACATCCAAAAACAATATATGCAACATAAAAAATCAACATATGCAACATCAAAAATCAACATTTGCAACACCAAAACATGTTGAAAATTTTTATTATTCATCCATCAATGATGAGAAAAAAAACGACCACTTGTTTCGCATGGAACATTCTAAATCTctcaataaaaataaaatatctgGATAGACAACATCCATATGAAATGCGTGCAACATCACAACATCCAGATACTTTTGCAACATCTAGATCTATTTTTGCAACATCCGAATGAAACACTTGCAATATTTTATAATCTCTGCTGCAACATCATAAAATACCTATTGCAATATAACCATCCAGTGCTCACCACAACCTTCGCTCCTCTTCAACCTCCAGAGCtgcccgccatggccaccgctcGGAGCTCCTCTGGCGGGTGGTGTGCCTTACCCCTGGCGCGGGAGCAGCGACCAtggcagggggggggggggggcgggctcGCAGCCGCCCCATGCTGGGCTCGCTGCCGGCTCGGAGCTCGCAACCCCGTGCGGGCTTGCCGCCAGTCTTGTGCGCCGCCGACCCCCGAAGTTCCCACGGCCTTCGCACGGCGCTGCCGGCAGGGGCTCGCCGCTGATCTCGTGTGCCACCGCCTTGGTCGAGAAGTATGAAGGGGGATGGAAGGAGGGAGGTGAGTCTGGAATGAATGCAGGGCTCCAAAACCCAGTTCTCCATTCTCCGTACGAGTACACAATGATTCTTTGGACAACCAGTGCATCTTGTACTCATTTTCTTGCTGTGTCCACCACAGAACTTTCTTGGCGAGACGAGAAGCGCCATTCCAATCCCCAGCGCCTCTGCAGGTTTGGGCCCGAGGTGTTTTGGTGGCCGCTGTTTTGGTGGTTTGATTCCAGTTTTGATTTTGTTTCCGGGAGCTTTAATCTAATCCTTTTTTAGCCAAGATCTTATATAGACACATTAGTCAATGGCTCGTTCCAAAACCCTCACTCAGGTTGAGAAAAAATCTGGTGATTCACAATTTTAGTCGGGGCTTATGTTAGTAAAACAAAATTTTCTTAAATAGATGTCTTTTAAGGTATAGAATGGGAAACAAGCCAGATTTTATGAAAACAAATGGTTGGGGAACTCAACCCTTAAAGATCAATATCCCAATTTATTCAATCTGGTTCACCGCATATATGTTACAGTTCATACAGTGCTTAACGGAGATCTTTTGAATGTCTCATTTAGGAGACACTTTACGGGAAATAATCTGAGGGACTGGATGGATTTGGGACATTGCGTTGCTAACATCCAGTTGGGGCATAACAAGGATATTGGAATCTGACAACTTCACAAAAGTGGCCAGTTTTCAGTTCGTTCTATGTACTGAGCTCTGTTAGATGTTCGAGTTCTACCCATAAACAAGGCAATATGGAAACTGAAAATTCCtttgaaaattaaaatttttatttggttACTCCACCGTAGGGTTATCCTTACAAAGGATAATTTAGCCAAGCGTAATTGGAAGGGGAGCAAACAATGTTGTTTCTGCATGAATACCGAAACAATTGTGCATCTCTTTTTCGGGTGCCATATGACTAGGTTACTTTGGAGGATAATTTTCATCACTTTCGGACTTGGCTGTAGGGTTTTACGTGGGATAGTAAAAAAATTATGTTCACAGGTTTATGTGCGCTTCTATGGTTAATCTGGTTATCCAGAAATGATGTAGTTTTTTATAATACTCAAAGACAAACTGCTCTCCAGATCCTTTTCAGGGCCACTCATCTCACCAGGACATGGGCGATTTTGCAAAAGGATGAGGACAGAGGCTTGATTGTAGATGCATGCCGCGCTTTGAAAGTGACGGCGATGGACATCTTTGCACGGAACGGGTGGTAATTTAGCAATAGACTTTGTGGCTTGTAATTTGCTTCCTATTTATCTCTCAATGTTTGTAATAAGGCCCGGATATATCTTTTTGATATATAGGCTGGATATTGTTTTCAatattcctttatctaaaaaattaGTCAATGGCTCTTTGATTAGTGATTGAATACATGACGGAAAGGTTCTTTCTTATGGCTGCCTCGATCTATCAAGAGTCCAGAGGTCAAAATCGAAAGCGACTGAGAGACTACCACGGACTGGGGTCCGGGCACTCAATAATTCAGTATGTCCTTCCAAACTTTAGAGATTATACATATATGAACATTTTTCCAATATCTGCGAGTtgcttttttaaaattttataattagcgAGTAGTAAGTTGTCTGGTTTATCCGTCTGCAAATATTTAGCGCTCTGGACTCTTGCTCTCAGATTACTGTTGTAAATTTTCTGAGCTCAAGGCCAACCTCTTCCCTCCCTCTGCAAATTTCATCCTGGTGGCGGGTAACAATATGTAACCGATCAGCAACTTCGACACTTATGTTGGCGTGTCAGCCAATcagccagcagtgtttttctcgCATACCGAATCAGCACTAATCaatcagcagtacttttctctcacagcaaatcTGCATCAACCACCAACCACAGCCAGCCAAACAGAGTTAGCTGATTGGTTACAATACTATATTGTTAGCTGTTAAAATCTTCGGAGTATTGTCGTCTGTAAATGAACCTTTATCTATCTTAATAATGTACCCACATAAAACTAAAAGTATACAAATCAATCACATGAGACAGACAATGTGGCCCGCAATAATATAATGTGCAGGGGCAATGTTTTCTGTTGGAAAACCACTCTTTAAATCCGGCGAAGGAAAAACTAAACCGGCGGCAACACATCACGCGACGACTGCCGTCACGGCCTTTGCGGCGCATGTCCGCGGCACGAGGTCGCGCCGGCAGAGCGGGCACGTCGTGTGCGCGTGCAGCCACATGTCGACGCAGTCCCTGTGGAACAGGTGCCCGCACGCAGGCAGCCGCcgcaccgcctcgccgcgccgcgcgtcctCCAGGCACACCGCGCACAGCGCGCCGccctcggcgtcggcggcgctgcACTCGTACGCGAACGCCGGCGGCACGtcgcccggcgccgcgccgtcgACGAGCTGGCAGGcgcacccggccgccgccgcgtcgaggCGCCGGCGGGCACCAGCCAGCCGATCACGCCGAAGAGCAGCACGGCGGTgccggcgacgacgccggcCTTGAGGACGCCGGCCGTGGCCGCGACGACGCAGAAGAGGAGCAGCGACACGCAGGCCACCACGACGCCGTAGCAGGCTCGGCactcgacgtcgtcgtcggcgcccgcggcggagaACGGGATCGTGCCGCCGCTGCTCATGAGTAGTACGCCGCCTCCGTGTCCTGGGCTCCTGGCACGCGGATGGCAGGGTCTGCCTTTTGCCATGgctgcgcggcggccgcggcaagAAATAGGGCTGGGCATAGCGGCGGGGACTGCGCGGGGGAAGGGATAGTGCTCGCTCGCTTTAGGAACTGGCAGTGTGGACTCTGCGAGCGTGCGCGTGGTTTGGGCGCAAGGTTTTCAGAAACTAGAACATAACGCGCACTTTGCACGCCCTATCGACAGTTTTTTACGGTCTATGCAAACATAAGTATGGTGTAATTGATAAGTTACTAAAAGAATGTTTGGAATGACAAACTTATCATAATGTCTAATGCAAATATCTTAACAACATTTGTACTACTAAATATGGCATGTGCAGCACGTAGGTTTTGTCAAGCTATATATTATATTTCATGATCAGCATTAGTAGCTACCAAATATTTAAGGAGGTAGCTTGGAATACTAATCCAAATAAGACTTGAGTACCAAGATACTAAAGAGAGGGTAGAAGATAACACTTTTTGCAGCCATGAGGTATCCAAAAGAGAGGTAATTGATGCTGAGCGTCATGTTACAAAATGGCTGAATAAATAGCATGAAGCAACAAGTCTGCTCATGTAGGGCGAGGTGTGGCTGCAACTGTGTAAATACAAAATGAGTTGATCTTTTTCCTTCTAAGCATTAGTGTTGGACTGTAAATATAGTTATTGAGAAGAACTGTTAGTTGTTATAGAACTTATTAATACTAACTGAAGACGTCTACAATGAAGATAATATTTGTCAGATGTTAAGCATGTTTGGTTGAGGATATGTTGTTGACCTAAAAAGGTGCATTAATCGGAATGTATGTCACATGTGGCTACTACTTCAGATGTGTACTTATAATTTGTGAGGCAtataaaaaatagcaaaaattATGTATGAAGAAAAGGATATGAAAACAAACATAAGCTTCATCAATATAGATTGTTTGGAGCAGCATAAAACCAggataaaaatattattttttctgGAATGAATCATCAAAATATGAAAACATGGCTAGAAGGGCAAAAGGCTAAGAGCCCCTCAGCACAAGCAATCAAGCAAAACCAGCATACATTGCATGACAAGTCATTTGATCCTGCGTCATCTTTAGGATTTAGAAATCAATTTCTTATACAATCATAAAATATCAGTTGGTTTAGAAGATCAAGCATGTTACACCAAACCCACTATAATCATTACCAGATTCAGACACTATTCTAATAGATTTAGAAATAAAGAGATAGCTGGGAATAAATTCTATTTCCAGAACAATTGACACTGTGCTATCTTAAGAAATTTCTTGCAGACATAAGCTAGAAATTTCTAACTTAAAACCAGTAGATACTGCACATCAAACGTCTCAATTCAAGTACATAGTGACAAAGGAGGACCACTACAAACTATAATAGCCTAGATGGATGCAGTTAGCCTACAGGAGAACCACCATGGGAAAAATATATAAGATCAACAAATCTCAGTTAGTGAAtaggaaagtttttttttctcacgtGTATCTATTGGGAAAAAAATGGAAGACAAAGCTACGAA
This window of the Panicum virgatum strain AP13 chromosome 1K, P.virgatum_v5, whole genome shotgun sequence genome carries:
- the LOC120652886 gene encoding uncharacterized protein LOC120652886, encoding MKLARHGVVGFFPASSDGGGVKLSFLLLSVAFMLGSVAGLSSIMVTGVVRFVFLLFCERAGLLFLCGFVFGAFRRGPHGFFDSGDGDGMRIYFRSLVSVLAAADCFSCSFLYELIADFCSSSMMRSGDASERWLMRLIQGLESLSEKEGGACLGPAALARRRQPGPSSERALSLPPRSPRRYAQPYFLPRPPRSHGKRQTLPSACQEPRTRRRRTTHEQRRHDPVLRRGRRRRRRVPSLLRRRGGLRVAAPLLRRRGHGRRPQGRRRRRHRRAALRRDRLAGARRRLDAAAAGCACQLVDGAAPGDVPPAFAYECSAADAEGGALCAVCLEDARRGEAVRRLPACGHLFHRDCVDMWLHAHTTCPLCRRDLVPRTCAAKAVTAVVA